The following proteins come from a genomic window of Leguminivora glycinivorella isolate SPB_JAAS2020 chromosome 6, LegGlyc_1.1, whole genome shotgun sequence:
- the LOC125227451 gene encoding uncharacterized protein LOC125227451 isoform X2 codes for MRLLALLCSIGCAGAELMPGCYSTSCVTRDYTHTGGWLVKDYLVDGALMSVATKPGDYAVRWSCHGLNPIDEPAPRVYTSYIAYEVELIDCDIPQTVSYMDAGLTAMPQLRNATFIEVYMMGRLFGNCTNLNHLALIDGTLSVLPDHWLVGCSALISLKITQLRNLNKVPGDLLDDTTVLRYLDLSHNSLEALPEGLLDNTRSLEHLNVGDNNLKTLPENLPISLKRVEACGNDQRPLTYKTLSTLEHWACIKIMSQL; via the exons ATGAGGCTGCTTGCCCTCTTGTGCTCGATCGGCTGCGCGGGCGCCGAACTCATGCCAGGGTGTTACTCCACCTCATGCGTGACCCGAGACTACACACACACTGGAGGCTGGCTCGTGAAAGACTATCTCGTCGACG GAGCTCTTATGTCAGTAGCAACTAAACCTGGGGACTATGCCGTACGCTGGTCTTGCCACGGTCTCAACCCAATCGACGAACCTGCACCACGTGTCTACACATCTTACATCGCATACGAAGTCGAGTTGATCGATTGTGACATTCCTCAGACCGTTTCTTATATGG ATGCAGGGCTAACTGCCATGCCTCAGCTACGCAACGCCACATTTATAGAAGTTTATATGATGGGAAGACTGTTTGGGAACTGCACCAATTTAAACCATTTGGCTTTGATAGATGGAACGCTGTCTGTACTCCCAGATCATTGGTTAGTAGGATGTAGTGCGCTGATCAGTTTGAAGATAACCCAGTTGAGAAATTTAAACAAAGTACCTGGTGACCTACTGGATGATACTACAGTATTGCGATACCTTGATCTTAGCCACAATAGCTTGGAAGCCTTACCTGAGGGTCTACTGGACAATACTAGAAGTTTGGAGCATCTTAATGTTGGTGATAATAATTTGAAGACCCTTCCTGAGAATCTCCCGATATCCCTTAAAAGAGTGGAAGCATGTGGCAATGACCAACGTCCATTGACATACAAAACTTTGAGTACGTTGGAGCACTGGGCTTGCATTAAAATTATGAGTCAACTTTGA
- the LOC125227451 gene encoding uncharacterized protein LOC125227451 isoform X1 has protein sequence MRLLALLCSIGCAGAELMPGCYSTSCVTRDYTHTGGWLVKDYLVDGALMSVATKPGDYAVRWSCHGLNPIDEPAPRVYTSYIAYEVELIDCDIPQTVSYMDLIKKLNITSKYTKSLTISTTMRPRNSKWFSTDDLEKIKNKHQVGSNNWLAAAAANLPKNFLDNLTLRGIPMTIDQFISIQKLKSLTLVDTGLEKMMNLKDFSNLKRLELREPYLLNAENLNATNFEELVLHSPDAGLTAMPQLRNATFIEVYMMGRLFGNCTNLNHLALIDGTLSVLPDHWLVGCSALISLKITQLRNLNKVPGDLLDDTTVLRYLDLSHNSLEALPEGLLDNTRSLEHLNVGDNNLKTLPENLPISLKRVEACGNDQRPLTYKTLSTLEHWACIKIMSQL, from the exons ATGAGGCTGCTTGCCCTCTTGTGCTCGATCGGCTGCGCGGGCGCCGAACTCATGCCAGGGTGTTACTCCACCTCATGCGTGACCCGAGACTACACACACACTGGAGGCTGGCTCGTGAAAGACTATCTCGTCGACG GAGCTCTTATGTCAGTAGCAACTAAACCTGGGGACTATGCCGTACGCTGGTCTTGCCACGGTCTCAACCCAATCGACGAACCTGCACCACGTGTCTACACATCTTACATCGCATACGAAGTCGAGTTGATCGATTGTGACATTCCTCAGACCGTTTCTTATATGG ACCTCATCAAGAAGCTCAACATAACCAGCAAGTACACAAAATCTCTCACTATTAGCACAACGATGCGACCTCGAAACAGCAAATGGTTTTCGACAGATGAccttgaaaaaattaaaaataaacaccaAGTTGGAAGCAACAACTGGCTAGCAGCTGCTGCCGCCAATTTACCTAAAAATTTCTTAGACAATTTAACATTACGTGGGATCCCAATGACCATCGATCAGTTTATAAGTATACAAAAACTTAAAAGCTTAACGTTAGTGGACACTGGTCTAGAAAAAATGATGAATTTGAAAGATTTTTCTAATCTGAAACGACTTGAGCTTCGAGAGCCATATTTGCTGAACGCAGAAAACTTGAATGCTACTAATTTTGAAGAGCTGGTTCTTCACTCTCCAGATGCAGGGCTAACTGCCATGCCTCAGCTACGCAACGCCACATTTATAGAAGTTTATATGATGGGAAGACTGTTTGGGAACTGCACCAATTTAAACCATTTGGCTTTGATAGATGGAACGCTGTCTGTACTCCCAGATCATTGGTTAGTAGGATGTAGTGCGCTGATCAGTTTGAAGATAACCCAGTTGAGAAATTTAAACAAAGTACCTGGTGACCTACTGGATGATACTACAGTATTGCGATACCTTGATCTTAGCCACAATAGCTTGGAAGCCTTACCTGAGGGTCTACTGGACAATACTAGAAGTTTGGAGCATCTTAATGTTGGTGATAATAATTTGAAGACCCTTCCTGAGAATCTCCCGATATCCCTTAAAAGAGTGGAAGCATGTGGCAATGACCAACGTCCATTGACATACAAAACTTTGAGTACGTTGGAGCACTGGGCTTGCATTAAAATTATGAGTCAACTTTGA
- the LOC125227451 gene encoding uncharacterized protein LOC125227451 isoform X3 — protein MRLLALLCSIGCAGAELMPGCYSTSCVTRDYTHTGGWLVKDYLVDGALMSVATKPGDYAVRWSCHGLNPIDEPAPRVYTSYIAYEVELIDCDIPQTVSYMVFTDIPYKPNLGPNVTSEIGPRFALI, from the exons ATGAGGCTGCTTGCCCTCTTGTGCTCGATCGGCTGCGCGGGCGCCGAACTCATGCCAGGGTGTTACTCCACCTCATGCGTGACCCGAGACTACACACACACTGGAGGCTGGCTCGTGAAAGACTATCTCGTCGACG GAGCTCTTATGTCAGTAGCAACTAAACCTGGGGACTATGCCGTACGCTGGTCTTGCCACGGTCTCAACCCAATCGACGAACCTGCACCACGTGTCTACACATCTTACATCGCATACGAAGTCGAGTTGATCGATTGTGACATTCCTCAGACCGTTTCTTATATGG TCTTTACAGACATACCATACAAGCCAAATTTAGGTCCAAATGTAACATCAGAAATTGGCCCACGTTTTGCACTCATATAG
- the LOC125226925 gene encoding uncharacterized protein LOC125226925, protein MNMQLTIPAAAAAAAAANAAAAAAAANAAAAMSPLARSLLALATLLAASDAKITIVDIGLGVKCVKFIMDVAPRPGPYLTTRHGSKFTLMSQGHRQPLTIIPNKCALFNEEVSRQTVEVCNEFPTPYGPEPLPPTVHALADNLISPIFASCGDDNECGPLLWKIEQECRAPVQGALIASLK, encoded by the exons ATGAATATGCAA CTCACCAttcccgccgccgccgccgctgccgccgccgccaacgccgccgccgctgccgccgccgCTAACGCCGCTGCCGCCATGTCGCCGCTCGCCCGCTCGCTGCTCGCACTCGCCACGCTACTCGCGGCGTCGGACGCTAAAATCACCATCGTCGATATAGGACTGGGAGTAAAATGTGTTAAGTTTATTATGG ACGTTGCTCCTAGACCAGGGCCCTACCTAACTACGAGGCATGGTTCTAAGTTTACGCTGATGTCACAGGGCCATAGGCAACCGCTGACAATCATTCCCAAT AAATGCGCGCTGTTCAACGAAGAAGTATCCAGACAGACGGTAGAGGTGTGCAATGAGTTCCCTACTCCCTACGGGCCAGAACCATTGCCACCAACGGTCCATGCGCTGGCTGACAACTTGATATCACCTATTTTCGCGTCTTGTGGAGACGACAATGAATGTGGGCCTCTGCTTTGGAAGATTGAGCAGGAGTGCAGGGCCCCTGTGCAGGGAGCACTTATAGCAAGTCTCAAATAG
- the LOC125227622 gene encoding uncharacterized protein LOC125227622 yields MLLTTYSLLALATLFVASDAKVTDVSLVGGPCTKFIIDIPPRPIPYNISLTHPKLSMMSYDNNNPLKIIPNYCAEFHEEISRQSVEVCNDYPHKTEVLLRSPDARALGDIVTSPIYATCYKDPECGPLYIKIEQNCRRPAF; encoded by the exons ATGTTACTAACTACCTATTCGCTGCTCGCGCTTGCGACGCTGTTTGTCGCTTCAGACGCTAAAGTCACGGATGTATCTCTTGTGGGTGGACCTTGCACAAAATTTATTATTG ATATCCCACCTAGGCCTATTCCGTACAACATTTCCCTAACACACCCTAAGCTTTCAATGATGTCCTACGACAATAATAATCCACTGAAAATAATCCCAAAT TACTGTGCTGAGTTCCACGAAGAGATTTCAAGGCAGTCAGTTGAAGTTTGCAACGACTATCCCCACAAAACGGAGGTCCTGTTGAGGTCACCGGATGCGCGTGCGCTGGGTGACATTGTGACGTCTCCCATCTACGCCACCTGTTACAAAGACCCGGAGTGTGGACCTCTATACATTAAAATTGAACAGAATTGCAGAAGACCAGCCTTCTAA
- the LOC125227442 gene encoding uncharacterized protein LOC125227442 — translation MLPGACLLFSFWAIFTGSQAVVTPIEETGPCAKFVMEQNSEGGRYYNGVDEVKFHFEANKNEVLHSVKNTCKALGSEVDKQLVEACNEDYHGETKPKLAPLGDEVLSPVYATCDGVPDCGPIVIRVTQLCEQLKTGSCC, via the exons ATGCTGCCGGGTGCTTGTTTGCTGTTTTCGTTTTGGGCAATCTTCACTGGCTCCCAAGCCGTCGTTACTCCTATAGAAGAAACTGGACCATGCGCTAAATTTGTAATGG agCAGAATTCGGAGGGCGGGCGTTACTACAATGGTGTCGATGAGGTGAAGTTCCATTTTGAAGCAAACAAGAATGAAGTCCTGCACAGTGTTAAAAAC ACTTGCAAAGCACTAGGCTCAGAAGTGGACAAGCAGTTAGTGGAGGCGTGCAATGAAGACTACCATGGTGAGACGAAGCCTAAACTGGCTCCGCTGGGTGATGAGGTTCTGTCACCAGTGTATGCGACGTGTGACGGCGTTCCAGATTGCGGGCCCATAGTCATTCGCGTTACACAGCTGTGcgaacaattaaaaactggtaGCTGCTGCTGA
- the LOC125227441 gene encoding uncharacterized protein LOC125227441, producing MSPLARSLLALAALFAAVDATAWDPYGHEQGCSGFAMAVRVSVEPQQRVNFDVTARTSEAIHDIPDRCAKIGGVIQYQRVEVCNAFRGLTSSARKAPKVNYLRDDTLSPIYASCDGDSECGPLVIHVTQACNPVPLARY from the exons atgtCGCCGCTCGCCCGCTCGCTGCTCGCGCTCGCTGCGCTGTTCGCCGCCGTTGACGCCACTGCCTGGGACCCCTACGGTCACGAGCAGGGCTGTTCTGGATTCGCTATGG CGGTTCGTGTATCCGTCGAACCCCAACAGCGTGTAAACTTCGACGTGACGGCCCGTACTAGTGAAGCCATTCATGATATTCCCGAC AGATGTGCCAAGATCGGCGGCGTAATTCAGTACCAGAGAGTGGAAGTATGCAACGCTTTCAGAGGTCTTACGTCATCAGCCAGAAAAGCGCCTAAAGTCAACTATTTGCGAGATGATACCTTATCACCAATATACGCGTCTTGCGATGGCGATTCAGAGTGCGGTCCTCTCGTGATCCATGTCACCCAGGCATGCAACCCTGTGCCTCTTGCAAGATATTAA
- the LOC125227549 gene encoding uncharacterized protein LOC125227549, producing the protein MSPLARSLLALGALLAAADANVWELESLRPNCAGFRISARRYDGKPMEDIIYELRALKTGSGGFHDIPNYCAKYGVDIEYQSVVVCNEYEGRTSAPRKPPKVRPLSEDTMSPVYASCKGVRECGPLIFRVTQRCLP; encoded by the exons atgtCGCCGCTCGCCCGCTCGCTGCTCGCGCTCGGCGCGCTGCTCGCCGCCGCCGACGCTAATGTATGGGAGCTGGAAAGCCTCCGACCAAATTGCGCTGGTTTTAGAATAT CTGCTCGCCGGTATGACGGAAAGCCCATGGAAGACATAATTTACGAACTCAGGGCCTTAAAGACTGGCAGCGGAGGATTCCACGACATACCCAAT TACTGCGCAAAATACGGCGTAGACATCGAGTACCAGAGTGTGGTAGTATGCAACGAGTACGAAGGCCGGACGTCAGCGCCCAGGAAGCCACCGAAAGTCCGCCCGTTGAGCGAAGACACCATGTCACCGGTGTATGCGTCGTGTAAAGGAGTACGTGAATGTGGACCACTCATCTTCCGTGTTACACAGAGATGCCTACCCTAA